gtaaaaaaaaaaggtatccgccaaaaagcaaaaaaaaaaaaaagttgaaaaaaagacaacaaagtgaaaaaaaaaaaaataatataggtGGCCCGGGGAGGGCTTGATACGCCagagataaaagaaaaaaaaagcaaaaaaaaaaaaagccaaaaaaaaaaagacggcATGCACGATACGTGCCAGCTTTGTCTCAAGCGGGTTACGTCCCGCTTTGTCTCAAGCGGCACGGCACATAcagaagggggggggggggcgtgCGAGACCCCCCTGTACCGTCCCCCTTTTTGAGAGCACGATACGGCACGCCctcgtgccgtacggcacgggcggcactttaatccttactTATCTTGTTTGTTTCTATTTATTGAATAATCAACATAATTTGAAGTAGTCCCTGATATTTatttatggccaatttgcataaaaaatccacttattttggggttttgcaaaaccgggccacctttttcctttttgcagattcggtccgctttttccgccgcctgaccaaaatgcccctcctatacaatagcctcccgcgtatttcttgacatacgtatactACCCTGCCGTACGTTCTGGCGCGCATTAAATGACCCGTTCAATCTCAGTCATTTCTCGGAACCCGGACAACANNNNNNNNNNNNNNNNNNNNNNNNNNNNNNNNNNNNNNNNNNNNNNNNNNNNNNNNNNNNNNNNNNNNNNNNNNNNNNNNNNNNNNNNNNNNNNNNNNNNatatatatatatatatatatatatatatatatatatatatatatacatacacatggTCAGCAAAGTATTTCAACTATCTTAGGCCAACTGTGTAAAACATGAAACCACCTTTTGTCAGCCAAGACAAAAGTTTGCTATCGCTTGGTCATCCTGTGGAATTCTTAGAagttcaattctcaaccaagGCCCAAGATTTATACTCGGTCGAAAGATGTAGGCTTACTTTCTCAATTTTCCCACAAGAACAACAAGATATGCTATGTTCAAAGTTGCACGTTTTAAGGTGATACAACAAGTGCAGAAATACATTTGAAAGTGCAGAGTGTAGTACCACTTACTCAAATCGAGCTAACTTTTGATAAAAGTCAAGGTCTTCCGACAACAAGCAACATGGTGCACTatctatacaaaaaaaaaaaaaaaaaaaaaaaaaaaaaaggctgccCTGTAACATAGGAGACAAGTAATAGCTGAACCGGGCCTGAGCATTTATGATAAAACAGAGGAAGGATGAAGATCAAAATAGATATAGTGATAGTAATTCTGCAACTTGAAGAAGCACGGTTCACCATATAGGTTTAGCGTGCATTTCGTGAGCCCTATCATGGGTAATGACTTAAATTCTAAAGTTCAATGAGGAATAAGCCATAAGAGCATAGCAGTTGTCACATTCTAAGACTGCTCGAATAAGGCCATGGTAAAGAATTTCGTAAAGGTGATAATTGCCATAAAACCTCAACCGAGAACCAACCCAGTATGCAACTACTTCAGGTACCGGGCTCAagcttataaaatttaattctcttttttcttatacTTTTCATTTAGATTTTAAACTCAGGCAAAGTATAATTAAACTATCATACAGGCAACTGATGTCCAATTCTCCATATTGAACCATAAATTTGAGAAGGAAATTGAAGGTAGCATGAAAGAATCAAGACCAGGAAGTGTACATGAAGCACCTATTCCAGTAATGGATAGCTatagttcctttttttttttttgagaaatggaTAGcttgctaccgcttcattcatctGGAAGATGAACAAAGCTACAAAGTGAGGCAACCAGGCCTCATCGAAGCGAGTACCAATCTCATAAAAGCCCCGCAAACCTCATTCACAGTTTGTTTCACTCCAGAtcatgcaaaattaaagaaaaacaatcCAATTAAATGCTAAACTATAAATCATTCCAGCCAAACGAAAGCAAATATTACTATCCAAGTCAATCCTCAGCGTGCAGCAAAAATCACATCAAGGGAGGAGCACAAATTTACCTTAATCCTCTAATCGTCCTCGCCGCTTTCGTCGCTGAAGTAGCTAACTCGCTTctccttcttcgtcttcttccccaaCCCCTGATCATCCCCAAACTCCTCCCTCCCCCTCGCCCTCTCATCCGCTCCCCTCGTGTCCACCACCGACGCCCAATTGTCGTCCTCGAagccctcctccccctccccgccCTCCGACGACGCCCCATCCTCTCCTCCttcgccttcgccgccgccgccgccgccgcgcccgtGAGACCCCCTCCGCCCCCGCTTGGGCGCGGGGCGCTCCCTGGCGCCGAGCTGGTTGCGGGGGCACTCGTAGGAGAGGTGGCCCCCCTCGCCGCACTCGTAGCAGCGGGACTTGTCGCGGTAGACGCGGCGGCGGATGAACTCGGCGGCGCGGCCGTTGTCGGAGGCGATGGAGGCGGAGAGGGTGCGGCCGTTGAGGACCTTGCCGTgcatggcggcggcggctgcggcggcgtcGCGGCGGGAGACGAAGAGGACGAAGGCGACCCCGCGGCTGCGGCGCGAGGCGCGGTCCTTGAGGACGGTGACGCGGGCGACCTTGCCGAAGGTGGAGAAGATGGTGTGGAGGTCGGAGTTGGTGAGACTGTAGTCGAGGTTCGACACGTACACCGTCGACTTCGACGGGGCGAGCCCCCCCGATCCCCCCTTCGATCTCGacgacgcggcggcggaggacgaggaggaaggGGTCGGGTAGCGGTAGACGAAgtcgtcttcttcctcgtcatcgtcgtcgtcgattCCCCTTCCCCGGTGAGCCATTGTGTCCCTTCGCTCTCTCCGCCCTTCGTTGTCGACTTTATCGATTGAGTGGCCCGGAGCATTAGCCCAAGCGTGAACAAGTAGGCCGGGCCTGGGTCGAGCCAGACTGGATTGGGCCCATGGGCCAGATGAATCCAGGTCTATAATCTACTGTAAATACAGGCCCGACCCACCCTCACTCAAATTCCCTACTCTGTCCATTGTCTTCTTCCATCCGCCTCGAAGCAGGGTTCATTGTCCGAAGCGGAACCCTAAATCAAATGGACGATGATAGGTGATCTCTTCTtcctaacccttttttttttttttttttttttttttttttttttttttttttttttttttttttttttttttttggaaaaagatttttttcttatttattttgcttcttttttttttttttgggaaacgTAGAGCGATTTAACAGAGACTAGGGCGcgaggtgttttttttttttttttttttttcttctgttcggattttcgatttgaaattgtAAGGCTAGTTCGTCACATGAGGAGAGATGGGGATCtcgtttctctttttctttttttttttatagtaaaattttgttgGTGAATGTAATGTGCACTTAATACATGCTAACAGGAAAAGCCCAAAGAATAAATCACCAGATCCTGAAATTTAATTTCCgcttcaattttgaatttagtgTTTATGTTTGGTAATTTGACGTATATATAGTTTAGAAGGATAAAATTCTTATATCTTCTGACTTTGGTGATTTTATTTTACTGTAATAGGATCTTCAATTATAGTGCTATAGTTTTGTGTTTCTTTCAGATTGAATTCTCCTAGCTCATCTGCTGTTACACTTGAGGTTTTAGGCCACCGACTACACATAGCTCAGGTAAAATGTGTTGACCAATTTTTCAGATTTAGCTGCAACTTTTTAAGTTGTGTAGAAGTTTCTGCGAACCATTTTATTGATAAATCCTTCCTAGAGATTCTTATTTCCTATTTCATTGAGTTATTAGTCTCCTTATGTTGTGTTATACTGACAGGATCCGAACTCCAAGCATCTCGGCACTACTGTTTGGGATGCGTCAATGGTATTTGTGAAATATCTGGTGAGAACTTAAAATACGTTATTGGTTCTTTTCATGTGGTATTTCTTTATACTCAAAGTAACAACAGTATGGTGGCCATCATACTAACAGAGAATCAATGTGAgataagaaagagagagtatgACTCCTATTAAGAGTATAAAGTACAGCAGAGGTGTTGTTATATAGACAGTTTTAGCATATGAGATGAGGTGAGACGAAACtgaagatatttaaatttatggtGCATACCGCTCTAATAAGATAATGCAATGCTCCCAGTTGAAAATTGTCTCTTAAATCATTGAAATCTGCTGACCTGCTACTCTTAAAGCCTTTCTGGTA
This DNA window, taken from Ananas comosus cultivar F153 linkage group 5, ASM154086v1, whole genome shotgun sequence, encodes the following:
- the LOC109710444 gene encoding U11/U12 small nuclear ribonucleoprotein 31 kDa protein-like, which codes for MAHRGRGIDDDDDEEEDDFVYRYPTPSSSSSAAASSRSKGGSGGLAPSKSTVYVSNLDYSLTNSDLHTIFSTFGKVARVTVLKDRASRRSRGVAFVLFVSRRDAAAAAAAMHGKVLNGRTLSASIASDNGRAAEFIRRRVYRDKSRCYECGEGGHLSYECPRNQLGARERPAPKRGRRGSHGRGGGGGGEGEGGEDGASSEGGEGEEGFEDDNWASVVDTRGADERARGREEFGDDQGLGKKTKKEKRVSYFSDESGEDD